From the Papaver somniferum cultivar HN1 chromosome 2, ASM357369v1, whole genome shotgun sequence genome, the window GAAGAACACAGCCAAAGAACAAAGTTCtatttgattaataattttcaTAAACTATTCTTACAGACTCTTTCAACTTATAAAGACATCCCCTCCCAACCTAGCATCAACGGCTTTCAACAGCCCAGGTGGTCACATCCGACACATCCATTACAATTAACATTAACCGTTAATTTAACGAATTAAACTAATTAACCTTAATTAATTACTACTAAATACATTTTAACACAAAAGAGTAATGACATGCCGATATTGGATACGGGGCATCCTCCCCTTAGGCTAGGGATATGACAATACCTTCCCCtccaaaacatccttgtcctcaaggatggagaACTGAGATGCAAGGCCTTGCCGAGAACTCTGGTAAGAACTGATGTCCGCCACTCTGCCATAAAACTCAGCTTCGCAATAGATACTCCATAGACAGTAGTGGTAACCTCCTCGTCCTCCTTGTAGTAAGTCCAACCACATCTAATGAACCCAACTGTTTACTGTTTATATCCACAAGTTGAATGAGATGATATAGGTTCTCAGCCATTTCTTTAACTCTCTCAAGCTGACGAGGAAGGAAACATTTGGCTACAAACCATATGTTAACCTCAAGCTGCTCAGAATTGTGGATATTGTGAGGAAGTGAACGACGGTCTATTATCGAGAGAGAGGATCTTGGAGTACACTCAAGAATTTTCCCTCTATCAAACAGaaaatgacaacttctcatgtaacCAGGTGCTCCAGGTAGCTCAACACCAAGCCATATAGTACCACAACTCTTTTCCATGCTCCGTAAGCTTGCTGAGAAAAGGTTGCTGAACACCATCAAATCCTCTCTATTATTTTTTTGAACTACTGTAGCATCAGAAAACTTCATAATAGGTAGTTGAATTTCCACTAGACTCTCATTTTTTACACTCCACCAACCTGTAGAAAGTAACTTGAATTTCCACTGCACGTAATCAAGCCATGCCAACACCTTAGGAATTTGAATCGCAACAAGTAAACACTTATCCCTAAGGTTGTATAATTCCCCTGTAAGAACATTAAGTCCATCAACTGCCAATCTAATACCACCATAAGTGCCTCTGCTAACAATAGTCTTGAGCATGTAGGTGTAGGTAGTCGCAGAACATACATTATCCACTCCTTGAACTTCAAAAAGCTTATTAAGAACCGAACACTTGGCTGCAATCCATAAAGTAGCTTGTGACAGCTCACAAACTTCAGCACGTAGCAATCTCATCTGAGGGCATACACTAAGAGAGGAGAAAACAACGACTTTCACGACAAGAGAACTAGGTGCAGACCCTTTATAGATCACATCCTGAGCTTCATGGTTTGAAACCAATTCCCTCTTCTGAGGTACCCACAACTTGAGTACTGGTGGCAGATTAGTGAAAACTTGAGTAGTTGTATACACCACCTGTGAAGTACTTGGACAGTTCCAGCTTTTAGAATGAGACGACCATAATTTGGAGTCAAACCGCTTTCCTCTATCAAACAGCAAACGACCATCAAACCAAATAAAAGTATCATTTCTCTCACTGAGAGGTACACTTTTAACAGCTAAGTGCCAACTGGATAATCTCAGGAAAGTAGTTGCCAGTTGATTATGGACTTCAACCTTGGAGAACACATTTCCCCTATAAGTTCCTTTCTTGTCACACCTCAAAACTTAGAATTGAACTGTCATATCAATTGTGGAATCACATTCAGTTACACCAATCAAGCTGGAATACCAAACTGCTACTGAGAAACTCTCGTAGGCTCCAGATATGAGAAAATAGGGTATaagaaaaacacaaatcttgagaATATAATCACTGCAAGAAATGTAAAGTCCTTCGGCATAATATACAGCACGTCAACACCTTCTCAGCTATCCATTATACCCTTTAGTAATTCCACATACCAAACCTTCTTTTCCTCTTTGTGAATGGCCAGACCCTCAACATTCCCCGATGCAGGTGATTCAAATGTACACCTTAAATAATCCACCAACTCAGAATACCTGGAATTTGAGTCACCAGGAGAAAGAAATGAGTTCCCACTATTCTTACAAAGACATTAACAAATTCTGAGCTTAAAACTGGGGTCACTTGTAAAGGTATTCCCCTAGCTGGTGTATAATAGTCCCTAACAACGCCCATCTCAAAGACCACGATTCACAGAAACCAACAGACGATAAAAAAGATCATGCCGCTGCAATTCAAATACCCCTTGCAGAATTATTATAACCAAAAAATTAAATGAAGTAGACTGAATCCTTGGAACTCTGAATGAGGTAAGTTGAAGTACGACAGTATTGAGCAACTCGAACTGCAGATGTACCCCAAAAGAGTCTTCTCAAACTGCTCCAGGCCCTGGATCAAACAACTTTGTACCACCTTTCCGAGACACTTTCATAAACATCTTACCACTATCACTATAGTCCTCAGTTACAACAAACACCCACACATGTGAATTCATTAACAACAGCTTGAGAACTTTGGGTTGATTCCTATATATAAGAGCTAGTTGTTCAACAAGCACTTGACTATACCCCCATCTCAGACACCCACAAAAGTCATACTCAAATTTTGGAACACATTTAGCAAAACAAGAATTCCAGATGATAAGGTCGACCTCTTTTCCTCGATCAAATACTCCACGAGTAGAACCAAATATAAAATAGGGACATTCACCAACTACTAAATCGTAACTTAACTAACCCATTTTTTGTTGCAAGATAAAATCATCTCCGCCACTGCTCAAACACCAAACTACACCCTCGGACATCTTAACAAGTAGTTCATGTGCCTCTCCCTTTATAACCCTCCATGCCCGTAAAGATATCAAAACTCTATTTCTGTCTGGCATTTGAATAAACAGCTTCACAGCATCATGAAATTCAGCCTCATTAATACACAAATGGATTATCAAATCTGAAAACCCAAAATCTGATTGATTATGAAGCCTCGGAATCAATTGAAGACTCAATACTTAATCCAATTTACCCATTAACATCAATCCATTGGAAAAAAATCACACAATAAATAAGTATACCAATACCAAAATGAGAACTGCTTGCATTGTGATAAGAATACCTCTTGATACATTTAAAAAACTTCCCTCGATCAAAAGTCCTTCCCATTAGTTCAATATCTCTCACACGATCAATTACTCCACCAGTAAAGTTGACACTAGCCATTTGGTAATTGATAGCATCTTTGCTCTTGAGACGTACAATACTCAACTGAAGCGTTTTACCAAACAGATTACCCCCATCACCAGTATTACCATTCTTAACCAAAACAGATGCAATTGATTCCATACAAAACAAATTGAGTCGATACCCATGTTTTAAAACATTCTCATAAAcaaatttcttctcaaatttaTCCAGTGGAATCAAACACACATTGGGAACCAAAGAACAAGATTCATTTGTAACAGAACGGAACACATAATCCCcaacaaaatcagaaaaccccttcTTAATTTCCAACTCTTTACCACGGTCAAACAAAACGCGAGAAGAATTGATAATAATGTAAAAAGggataatttgcgttacctcccctggcgaagatgataatttgagttacctcccctagaGAGATCAAATTAGTGAAACCTCCACTCGTTACATTTTCCGTCCAACATTGTTATCTGAATCAGCAGTTTTGTACAGGtggcaaagaaaaaagaaaaattagtcaACTACTTAAAACATTCTCATCTTCTCCGGTTTATCAAACCGGAAACAGAAAACACCCGGTAACATAACCCCCACTGATTCATAGCCACCCGATTACATAACCCAATTACACCCAGTTTCATATTCACTTTCAAATGCATCGAATCCGAAGCAGAATAATCATAGCCATTGCCATGTTTGATTTGGAAGAATCTCCTCAATTAATCTCCAATTACACAACCCTCTGTTAGTTCTAACCCCAACCAACATAACCCTATGCCAGAATATTtggaattgaagatgaagaaatcaaattgaaaaaaaaaggtcCAAAATCTTATTGTGACCGCCGTTAATTGGTTGAAGCCAGATCACTAGAAATCAATGACAACTTAAATTCCATATCCATGCTCTTCTTTTTCCTCATACACATCTCAATTTCCCAGCAACATCTCTTATTACTTCTGATTGTTGTTCAAATCCCTCTAGTCATCAATCCATTTCAGAAACACCAGACCTAACTGCCAGATTCAATTAATTTGTCATTGCCAGATTCTGTACAGCTCCGAGCGTCTCTATTCAATCCTTTACAAACCCCCATCTTCTTAACAGCGACCATTAACAGATCCCATCAATTCTCCACCATCTTCTATCTAATTTATCCTCTACCAGAAAACTCATGTCAAGATCTTCATAATTGCATTGAACAACACCATCAATCCATTCAAATTCGTCTGAAGCTACTTCAATTTCTTGCTTTTGACGATGGCAGCAGCTTGAGTTTCTTTGCTCGAGATCTATGTATCAACAGCTTGTTCTCTTGATTGGATAGATCCGCCATACCTTCTCTCTTGATTTCTGGTAcaataagagaaagaaagaaaacttgGGTGCGAACCGAACAGATGGGGAAGAACAGAACTTACTATGTTCTTGCCGACATAAAAAATAGCCATGAACAGATGGGGGTAAGGAATGTGACACGTGTTCGATTTTTCCACCTGTACAAAGTTGCTGACTCAGATACCCAGCTTTGGACAGAAAATGTAACAAAGTAGGGTTTCATTAATTTTATCTCCGTGGGGAAGGTaattcaaattatgatcttcgccaAGGGAgataacgcaaattaccccatgTAAAAACCTTCACTGATTAGAAGGTTGTGGGTAGTAGTTGATGTTAACCATATCCTTTTTGACCTGACCCCTCTTGTTAAAAACCCACTCCGTTGGTCGAATCATCAATGTCTTCAACTCTAGTGAGAAGTGTTTCAACTTCTTGCGAttcaaaattagggaaaactgaATCTGCATCAACAGGAGTTTGTTCGCTGTTGTGGATGATATACTTCTTCATCGTTTTCAATTATTTAACCACCGATTGGAGTAGTTCAAGACTCTCTACCGAATTCTCAGCACATAGTCTTCGCTCCATCGCAAGTATTGTTTTGATTTCATAAGATAAGATTTTCATGCATCCTTCTACAAAATTAGGAGGTCGTTTGCTCTCCATCTTCTCCGTTATTCTAGCCTGAATGTATACTAAGGAATTCATCCTCATGAAGAACAACTCAGCTTCTGTGAATTTTTGGAGATAATCGGCTTCCAGGTCTACAACTTCCATGGTATTGAGCGTAGCAGGAtttcctgctccgataccaattatCATGTACCTGAGTACGATGACAAGAGGGGGGATAgatttgaggataaacctctcttgattctcatgaatcaagtCTATTATCTGGTTCAATGAAGAACACAACCTAAGAACAAAGTTcaatttgattaataattttcaTAAATTGTTCTTACAGACTCTTTCATCTTATAAAGCCATCCCCTCCCAATCTAGCATCAACGTCTCTCAACAGCCCAGGTGGTCACATCCGACACACCCATTACAATTAACATTAACCACTAATTTAACGAATTAAACTAATTAACTGTAATTAATTACTACTAAATACATTTTAACACAAAAGACTAATGACAGGCCGATATTGGATACGGGGCTAGGGATATGACAAAATGTCTGGAAGTCCGCGTGAGGAAAACCAGAGCAAACTAttattgtatttttctttttaaaggctattattggggcgtcacattccattagaggggtgtcatctaataggacaaaaacgggtcacccataagtaatatcaaaaacccccttatctcaaataatgttgtaatgaccaaacaacccttatgtagttaattttaatttaatttaattattatctaattaaactAAGAAGTTGAATTTTGTTAATTCTGGGGCAAAGTTTTTGTAGGAAAAAAAACTagagggaagaagaaaaagaaaaaattgaagatttctttcaaaacctagattttttttattcactcaacaaaaatggatgaaacaagtTATCAATTCGAGGTGGGTGAATCTTTGTATGATAGAGAAAGCAAGTTTTACATTCCTCATGTTGGAGACCAAGAGATGgatgatttgttagatggtagagagggtttaacacaaagtgatgatgaatttcaaccaattgaagaaataaatcaacaaagtgaagaactaatggttgaaaatcaacaggTACACCTCTAAACTATCTCCCATGGGTTCAATTTCGCTCAAAACTAGCTTAAGTACGCAAAAGGTTTGAGATTTTTAGACTTTCATGGAAAATTACGGTTGGGTTTAGCTTCGTTGCCAACCGTAATTTAGGTTTACGTCTAGGTTTTGgaagaactccaaaccgtaactggtttccaataggacaaaattgaattacggttggtaatatgTCATGCCAAACACTTCAGAAACCCTGACGTGGGAGAATACGTCTGGAAAAAATTTCACGAACCTAGACGTAGAAGATTACGTGTGGAAAGTTTACTTCGCGAACCTAGACGTAGAAGATTACGTCTGGAAAAATTACATCACGAACCTAGACGTAATCCAATTTGAAGCTTCTTCTAAAACATCCATGAAGAATTACGTCTAGATTAGCATATAAGATAAACCTGGACGTAAATTCATtttctatggttggaattaaaaggaacctggacgtgaTTTCAATTTATACGGTTGGAATGAAGAGAAACCTGAATGTAAGCCAACATGCAAGCTAATTCTACAGTTTGAAttcatccaaacctggacgtatgTTCTTCAAAAGCTGAAATTACGGTTGGCGAACCTAGACGTAATCACAACGATGAAGTGAATTGAAGTTGAATTGAATTGAAATTACTAAGAAGGAAGAGGAGCAGTTTTTTGTGAATTAGAatagaaaaaattaggtttttaaatttttatttcagTTCAAggataatctagacattttgtttATGTgctaggatatcccataacctcTTTTTTGGAtactaagaatccaagtgaaaccCCTCTaatggagtgtgacgccccaataatagtcttcttctttttttgatgtAGTAAAATTGTTGTGAAACAAATCCATTTGATGACTTTATAAAAagatatttatttctttttggtTCTCGTTTAAAGATAACGAGAAGATAATATGTTGGCACGTGCTGAAGTATGGATAAATAAAAGTAGAAACTATGTATAACCTGAGTTAGTTTGGTCTTGTTGAattagtcaactgtctgtttggttctTTTTGCTATTTTTATTGTTGTTGGTCcaaaaattattgtttggtctTATGGTGGAAAAGAATGGATATGAAGAGTGAAAGATTACGGGGGAGGGAACTAAAACTTTGTAAGAGGGGTTGACcttttgaaaaattaataaaatgtcCATAAAATCCTTGATATGTGATGTAGATTGGTAATTTTGGTTCACATTTGGATATCTGCTATGCACGAATATTGCACCGTATAGCAATACAATCTCCTGGGGTGAATTGTGAGTTCACAATCTCCTGGCAATACAATATCCTGGTGTGAAGTAGCTCATCAATTCATCTCATTTGCTTAAAATTTCTTGAATAGGGCGGTGGAAGATAGTGTAGAGTAGGGTTCCCATAAAAATATCATGATTTATTTATGATTCATGCAGTTGCTTATAATCAGACAAGTATAGAGGACAATCTTCCTAGCCCAGCGGGTTGTCTTCCATGATTTCTTAATATAGCGATGGAACTTATAAGAGTTggacgaagaagatgaaaaacgtgGGATTCATGGTATGGAGGGATTGTTAGGTTAACAAGCGGTGGTGCTATTCACAGCACAAAACACCACTCTACTCATAGCTCAAAACATCTGAACCCTATATTTCTTAAATGGTGTATCCCTTTTTCTAAGGGTGGGTCCTGGATGAATAAATTGGACCACTACATGTGCAACACCTAGCAGTGAGTGGTGATTAGTGTGGTGAAGAGTGCTTGGAATAGCATTTCCGGTTAACAAGGGTGTCTGGGTCAGACTGGTATTTTAGAGATATTTTACCCCTATTTTCTGTAAAGTGGAAACAACTAGCACAAATTGCTTTCAGAAGTGGacacaactagcacaagttgctttCAGAAGTAGATGCAACTTTATAACAGTTGCTTCCAAAAAttggaagcaactttctcaagttggCTCCAAAAAACTTAATCATTATCCTTCGGGGGTATTTGTGCAAGGTCAGGCAAAATGGAGAGTATTTATAACACTCCCACTTTTTTTATTGGATTTTCTTTGACCAAAGTTTGACTTAGagttttacaatttttttttcctcctcAAATCCATTCTTTCCCTCCTAATAATAAGAGTGTGATTTATTAGAGAGAAGAAACCATTTTTCATATCTACTTTCTctcttctcttattttttttatttgttgctGGAATTGTTTACAGTGATTCAAAGATTAATTTACAGAGATCTCGAAGATTGATTCGTAGATTGATTTTATTACTGAGATTACCGGAGATTAATTTTAACTTTCTCTGCTGctgtcaaagaagatgaagattgctAACGAATATTTGTTTAcagagaagaagattttgaagactacgaagatttttgaagatttttttGAAGATTTATAGAGATTGATATGATTTTCTGGTGAGTTTCATTAATCTTTGTAAATCATCTTTTTGtgttcttcaattttttttatcagatCTGGGTGttttgattaggtgttcatttgaaagaatgaactctgttttttttctcttcataataatgaagtttttttttgtgtgttcatTCTAAAGAATAGAATTTTTTCTAGGTTTGAATTAGCTTGTTTTTTATTAGgtattcatttgaaagaatgaactctgttattGTTTCGTAATAATGAAAGTTTTGTTGTATGTTTATTTTGAAGAAGTGACCTTTGTTTATTTTTgaattagttttcttttattgtgtgttcatttgaaagaataaaCTATgtatttttgttcataataatgaactttggttaggtgttcatttgaaagatgaactctaatttttgttcataataacgATGTTTTGTTGTATGTTCGTTTTAACGAATGAATTATATTTTTTAGTTCATAATAATGAAATTTGAGTAcgtaggtgttcatttgaaaggatGAACCATGTTTTCAGATTTGATTTAGTTTTGATTATGTGTTCACTCGAAATAATGACTCTTATAAGAAAATAAGTAGAAGTACAAAGTTCATCAAAGAGAATGAACTTAAATAATTACAGGAATAAAACAACTACAAAAATTAACATGAAAGGGTATTTTGATCTATttgatattttcaaaaaaaattgttgacCAAACAGAAAACGTCTTTTGCCGTTGGACCAAACACACTTGggataaataaaaaagaaaccaGATGATAATTTTCCCAAAAATACAACTGTCGCTTGAGAGATTCAAAAAGTGATACATGGTTGAACAACAGATTACATTCcataattttcccaaaaatccgaTTGTCGCTTGAGAGATTAGAAAAGTGATACAtggtaagagcaactgcagtggtgcgagtataaccaaagatcaaagagggaaaaaaagattaaattttgggtttagtctggtgtgtgacgctacggtggaaagactaaatttggtcagacgtacattatacgttcgcctggtgtggggcgtgtactataccaacgcctggtgtgggacggggactatacgttcgcccggtgcagagagattcaaaaaaaaatttaataaaaaaaataaagaaaaatggggcggaggtattaagcccgccccatgcaaATGCAAAATtttaaagagtggggcggaggtataaaccactccccacacaaaagaaaaaaaaaacaggcgAACATTATACGTCCGCCTGGGGCGTGgcctatacgtccgcctggtggtggggcgtagattatataaacgcccgattatatttgggtttggtcttgatcgccgaccaaatttggtctgggttttagtctttgatcaaatttcgATCAATGGTCCATCTCAATATGCCTATCCactggaccaaatatttgggtttagtcgtccattgtggacgctctaagagcaactgcagtggacgactaaacccaaatttttagtcgagtgggctggcgtagtgggacggaccatcgatcaaaatttgatcaaagagtaaaacccagaccaaatttggtcggcgatcaagaccaaacccaaatatagtcggacgtttatataatgtctgcctacccgacgggcgttggtataatgtccgtttgtagccgcgcgttcgtaaagttaacgcctggttcagggcgttggtataatgtccgcctggatggggcgttggtataatgtccgcctgtacgtaaagttaacgccagGCACCCAGGCGTACATAATGTTAACGCCTCTCTTGGagcgttgatatagtcatgatcTTTACTCATTTCAtttgaaaactttgcttggggcgttaactttatcaacgccccatttttatttttattttattttatttttgaatatgtCGGGCGGAATCTTTACAAACGCCCCAtgtcaggcgttatctttatcaacgcctgattccaggcgtaagctttatcaacgcgcgatcaaatatactcttttcccactacgccacatgatggactaaacccaaattcggtctttttttttagtctttggtctttggttatactcgcaccactgtggacgctctgaCAGATTACATTTCATGGGTAATTCATGAAACTCAACTAGGAAACTTAAAGCTTGGAAGAGTCACGAAAAATGCCTCCATAGTTTATTTAttatatttattttaatatttatttattctgAAAAACAGCATCTATGGATGCAAAGTAGTACATAGTGTCAATCAGGatcatattattattatcataaaGGCTTTCTAATTGCTGGGCATCCAAAATCGAGACTGGAGAAAATCAACCAACTTATTGTCAATTTGAAATGCCTTGGCAAGGACATTGTCGTCAATGGGGGGTGTTGATCCGAAAACTGCATTACCGATTGTGATGGTACCGGGGTTTTGGCTGCTAAGAGCAGCAATAGCCACTGCATCTGTCTTTCCCATATTAAACTGAAAGTGAATGAGGCCAACAGGGAATACGAAAACATCACCCTTGTTAAGGACCTTAGTAAAGAGCTTGTTCACATTGCCCATGTTCGAC encodes:
- the LOC113350386 gene encoding uncharacterized protein LOC113350386; translation: MRLLRAEVCELSQATLWIAAKCSVLNKLFEVQGVDNVCSATTYTYMLKTIVSRGTYGGIRLAVDGLNVLTGELYNLRDKCLLVAIQIPKVLAWLDYVQWKFKLLSTGWWSVKNESLVEIQLPIMKFSDATVVQKNNREDLMVFSNLFSASLRSMEKSCGTIWLGVELPGAPGYMRSCHFLFDRGKILECTPRSSLSIIDRRSLPHNIHNSEQLEVNIWFVAKCFLPRQLERVKEMAENLYHLIQLVDINSKQLGSLDVVGLTTRPCISVLHP